In Antennarius striatus isolate MH-2024 chromosome 10, ASM4005453v1, whole genome shotgun sequence, one DNA window encodes the following:
- the LOC137602841 gene encoding cell adhesion molecule DSCAM-like yields MMKVRDRCLLQCFNVFFCLLLGTASTGNILARMGEDVTLTCNYDVNYYGKLSACWGKGAIPNHGCANEVIKSDGTSVTSRLSERYLLLGNLGGGDVSLTIRQVEESDSGTYGCRVEIPGWFNDHKHQLTLTVVPVPPNPLKIEAREVKEKAVTVGWSPVFDGGRPITNFRIDVKNKQASWDTAASTEVSNDVTHVTLMVLRPAKSYNLRMFAANSVGMSGASNVLTVTTKESAPEGPPLDMQMESLTSKSIKVTWKPPHPDLRNGVLRSYSISYREYDPAVRQFRRWQHRSVAATRELESIILSNLKPSTKYGVLVQARTNAGIGPASTAPLCSTLDEVHQTSTVSPSMTTSTAGTMWVEDATSVTSVNETLTVVTAATTWGDKTTSITSAPPDPPVLELKEVRGCTISLSWTPGFEGDSPIMGFYLEYKAVNASWDSTPTIVNFSPDQTDATIIEMNPSTYNIRMFAESSLGTSEASNVLTITTREKGHQTDDVFTTVSTDKQAATSIEESRGGRLVAVVVPVVLVVLIIAILVVWKLRLKQKKGSLNMWLSSGALRPSGSESLQEL; encoded by the exons ATGATGAAAGTAAGAGATAGATGTCTCCTccagtgttttaatgttttcttttgtctgctGCTGG GCACTGCATCTACAGGAAACATCTTAGCCAGAATGGGAGAGGATGTCACTCTGACATGTAACTATGATGTTAATTACTATGGTAAGCTTTCTGCATGCTGGGGTAAGGGAGCCATTCCCAATCACGGCTGTGCCAATGAGGTGATCAAGTCCGATGGGACGTCGGTGACCAGCAGATTGTCAGAGCGCTACCTGCTGCTGGGGAACCTTGGAGGTGGTGATGTGTCACTGACCATCAGGCAGGTGGAGGAGAGCGACTCGGGGACGTACGGCTGCCGTGTGGAAATTCCTGGGTGGTTCAACGACCACAAGCATCAGCTGACTCTGACGGTGGTGCCAG TTCCTCCTAATCCCCTGAAGATAGAGGCAAGAGAAGTGAAGGAGAAAGCGGTCACTGTTGGCTGGAGTCCTGTGTTTGATGGTGGCAGACCCATAACAAATTTCAGGATTGATGTCAAGAACAAACAGG CATCCTGGGATACTGCTGCCAGCACTGAGGTCTCAAATGATGTTACTCACGTGACTCTGATGGTTTTGCGTCCGGCCAAGAGCTACAACCTTCGTATGTTTGCGGCCAACAGTGTGGGCATGAGCGGAGCCAGTAATGTTTTGACAGTCACAACTAAAGAATCAG CACCTGAGGGTCCTCCCCTGGACATGCAGATGGAAAGCCTTACCTCAAAAAGCATTAAAGTCACTTGGAAg CCTCCACACCCTGATCTCAGAAACGGGGTTCTTCGTAGCTACAGCATCAGCTACAGAGAGTACGATCCTGCAGTTAGGCAGTTTAGAAGATGGCAGCACCGGAGTGTGGCCGCCACGCGGGAGCTGGAGAGCATCATCCTGAGTAACCTGAAGCCTTCTACTAAATACGGCGTCCTCGTACAGGCCAGAACAAATGCAGGGATAGGACCTGCCTCAACTGCACCGCTCTGCTCCACTCTGGACGAGG TTCACCAGACTTCCACAGTCTCACCTAGCATGACTACTTCCACTGCTGGCACAATGTGGGTCGAGGATGCCACAAGCGTCACTTCAG TTAACGAAACTTTGACGGTTGTTACTGCTGCCACAACATGGGGAGACAAAACCACGAGTATCACCTCAG CGCCCCCAGACCCCCCAGTGCTTGAGTTAAAGGAGGTCAGAGGCTGTACGATTTCTCTGTCATGGACTCCAGGGTTTGAAGGTGACAGCCCCATTATGGGGTTTTACCTGGAGTATAAAGCTGTTAATG CCTCGTGGGACTCCACACCGACAATTGTGAACTTTAGCCCTGACCAGACAGACGCCACAATAATAGAAATGAACCCGTCGACTTACAACATCCGTATGTTTGCTGAGAGCAGTCTGGGTACCAGTGAAGCGAGCAACgtcctcaccatcaccaccagagAGAAAG GTCATCAGACAGATGATGTCTTTACAACTGTATCCACCGACAAACAGGCAGCT ACAAGCATCGAGGAGAGTCGAGGTGGTCGCCTGGTGGCCGTCGTGGTGCCCGTGGTGCTGGTGGTGTTGATAATTGCCATTCTTGTTGTATGGAAACTAC gactaaaacagaaaaagggcAGCCTGAACAT GTGGCTGAGTAGTGGAGCGCTACGCCCAAGCGGCTCTGAGTCTCTACAGGAGCTGTAA